The window GCGCAGCTGGCGGGCCAGGGCGGCAGCGACAGCGCGCCCGAGAAGGGGTCCATCATCATGATCCTGGCCACCGATGCGCCGCTGGATGCACGCCAACTGAAGCGCCTGGCCACCCGTGCCGGCGCGGGCCTGGCGCGGACCGGCTCGGCCTATGGCCATGGCAGCGGTGATATCGCGCTGGCCTTTTCCACGGCGCAGCAGATCGAGTCCGAGGCCGACTGCGTGCAGATGGCGCTGCTGGCCGATCACCTGCTGGACCCCTTGTTCCATGCCGCTGCCGACAGTGTCGAGCAGGCCATCGTCCATGCGCTCTTGGCCGCCCAGACCGTGCGCGGGCGCGACGGCCATGTACGCATGAGCCTGCGCGAGCGGCTGGCTTCCTGAATCGCATTCCTGAAAGAACCTCCCATGAGCAAGCGCGCCAACATCCTGGTTTCCGTCGATATCGAGGGCGTGGCCGGGGTCTTCCATCCCGAGCAGACCCGTGCCGGCAACGGCGAATACGAACGCGCCCGGCGCTGGATGACCGAGGAGGCCAACGCCGTCATCCGGGGCGCGCTGGCCGCGGGCGCCACGGCCATCAAGGTCAATGATTCGCACGGCGGTTTCCGCAACCTCTTGCCCGACCTGCTGCACCCGCAGGCGCGCATGGTGCTGGGCAAGCCGCGCGTGCTGGGGATGATGGGCGGCGTGGATCACGACATCGATGCGGTCATGCTGGTGGGTTACCACTCGCGAGCGCAGGGGCGCGGCATCCTGGCGCACACCACCAACAGCTTCGCCTTTGCCCGCGTCTGGCTGGATGGGCAGGAAATGGGGGAGGCCGGCCTGTATGGCGCG is drawn from Herbaspirillum seropedicae and contains these coding sequences:
- a CDS encoding M55 family metallopeptidase; translated protein: MSKRANILVSVDIEGVAGVFHPEQTRAGNGEYERARRWMTEEANAVIRGALAAGATAIKVNDSHGGFRNLLPDLLHPQARMVLGKPRVLGMMGGVDHDIDAVMLVGYHSRAQGRGILAHTTNSFAFARVWLDGQEMGEAGLYGALAAEHGAPVIFGSGDDAFIEENQPLFAHAVFAETKKAYGANSGDSLTPQQSCTLLEARAQQAVATWLADPQTMPARPLRGPLRCRLQAQTVALADLFSQLPILERCDNVSVEFDAPTAEYAVRVLNSLSAMSAMLR